In bacterium, a single window of DNA contains:
- a CDS encoding C39 family peptidase, with protein MYIRINLVTPVNTRVNTVYSESQSSVSQNGTPTKADNVYGGFIVTANTNSGLMRASDDMTVVATVSDEKDSTLNTVHLVTKEASISENEPSEEKVELKVVAITIPIETKTEQAPIMAPVAVSTPALIQTRVPVVIEPTDVFKLKVPYFAQQYRNSCEAASLRMALAYYGINIADDMEIVQKFGYKPRPKNVELNEWDDPREMFVGSIGVGDDFGGYGVYGAPVMKAAISYGRDASYETIITATTLAREIRAGHPIVFWGYTSMATPAYSWKVPGGGEVTAIKGEHARVLVGVAGPKDNPSGFYLNDPINGRSFEYWTTEKLMDNFYAVPGVTNQAVIVR; from the coding sequence TTGTATATACGAATAAATTTGGTAACCCCTGTAAATACGAGGGTTAATACTGTTTATTCTGAGTCACAATCATCTGTATCACAAAATGGAACACCTACTAAGGCTGACAATGTCTATGGTGGCTTCATTGTCACCGCTAATACAAACAGTGGTTTGATGAGAGCTTCTGATGACATGACGGTAGTCGCCACAGTTAGTGATGAAAAAGACAGTACACTAAATACTGTGCATTTAGTGACAAAAGAAGCATCTATTTCTGAAAACGAGCCTTCTGAGGAGAAAGTAGAACTTAAGGTTGTTGCAATTACAATACCAATAGAAACAAAAACAGAACAAGCACCAATAATGGCGCCCGTAGCAGTATCAACGCCAGCATTGATACAGACTAGGGTTCCAGTTGTAATTGAACCAACCGATGTATTCAAACTGAAAGTTCCATATTTCGCACAGCAGTATAGGAATAGCTGTGAAGCTGCTTCACTTAGAATGGCACTTGCGTATTATGGAATAAATATTGCTGATGACATGGAGATTGTTCAGAAATTTGGTTATAAACCTAGGCCAAAAAATGTTGAATTAAACGAATGGGATGATCCGAGGGAGATGTTTGTCGGTAGTATTGGGGTAGGTGATGATTTTGGGGGGTATGGGGTTTATGGTGCGCCAGTTATGAAAGCGGCAATTTCATACGGGAGAGACGCGTCGTATGAAACAATCATAACTGCCACAACACTGGCTCGTGAAATAAGGGCGGGTCATCCTATTGTTTTTTGGGGTTATACATCAATGGCTACACCCGCTTATTCATGGAAAGTTCCAGGCGGGGGAGAGGTCACAGCAATTAAAGGGGAACACGCCAGAGTTCTTGTTGGTGTTGCCGGTCCAAAGGACAATCCATCAGGATTTTATTTAAACGATCCTATTAATGGAAGAAGTTTTGAGTATTGGACAACAGAAAAATTAATGGACAATTTCTATGCAGTTCCAGGGGTTACTAACCAGGCCGTGATTGTGAGATAA
- a CDS encoding NYN domain-containing protein gives MTVIKHKQQRVGVFIDTQNLYHSAKNLYHARVNFGAIMKEAVAGRSLIRAIAYVITTESGDETNFFDALGKLGIETKTKNLQIFSGGAKKGDWDVGLAVDAIKLAPKLDTVIIASGDGDFCPLVEYLQTNEGCQVEVISFGKSSSQKLKEVADDFIDMCDSPSKYVMMQNSQQNTGERGNRQERPNKEIQTRPKNNPAPKKQSKNSNENKPITTNTRKDFDFFDPEERPDSKFDI, from the coding sequence ATGACAGTAATTAAACACAAACAACAACGTGTTGGAGTTTTTATTGATACACAAAATCTTTATCACAGCGCAAAGAATCTTTATCATGCGCGAGTAAACTTTGGGGCAATAATGAAGGAAGCTGTAGCGGGTAGATCATTAATAAGAGCGATAGCCTACGTTATAACAACAGAAAGTGGTGATGAAACCAATTTTTTTGATGCACTTGGTAAGCTAGGGATAGAAACGAAAACTAAAAATCTTCAAATTTTTAGTGGGGGAGCAAAAAAGGGGGATTGGGATGTAGGTTTGGCGGTGGATGCAATTAAACTAGCACCAAAATTAGATACAGTTATTATTGCTTCTGGCGATGGAGATTTTTGTCCCTTAGTTGAATATCTACAAACAAACGAGGGTTGCCAAGTAGAAGTTATTTCTTTTGGAAAATCTTCTTCTCAAAAACTAAAGGAAGTAGCTGATGACTTTATCGACATGTGTGACAGTCCTTCAAAATACGTTATGATGCAGAACTCACAACAAAACACCGGAGAGAGGGGTAATAGGCAAGAGAGACCTAATAAAGAGATTCAAACGAGACCAAAGAATAATCCTGCACCAAAAAAACAATCAAAAAACTCTAACGAAAACAAACCTATTACCACAAACACAAGAAAGGATTTTGATTTTTTTGACCCTGAAGAAAGACCAGATTCAAAATTTGATATATAA
- a CDS encoding HU family DNA-binding protein — protein sequence MNKAALVDKVNEVLGTTKVQSEEVVNTIFDSITATLKKGEEVSVAGFGIFSAKKRAARSARNPRTGEIVKVAAMNVPKFRAAKALKEAVK from the coding sequence ATGAATAAAGCAGCATTGGTTGACAAAGTAAATGAAGTACTAGGAACAACAAAAGTTCAATCTGAGGAAGTTGTAAATACTATCTTTGATAGTATTACAGCTACACTTAAGAAAGGCGAAGAAGTTTCAGTAGCTGGTTTCGGTATCTTTTCTGCAAAGAAGAGAGCCGCACGTTCTGCTCGTAACCCAAGAACAGGAGAAATCGTAAAGGTTGCAGCTATGAATGTTCCAAAGTTTAGAGCAGCAAAGGCTCTTAAGGAAGCAGTTAAATAA
- a CDS encoding RNHCP domain-containing protein: MSKKFTKKKENFTCEVCGVEVKGDGYTDHCSNCLWSKHVDINPGDRLSECQGLMKPIKIELKKDKYRVTNRCETCGHEKTNNLSPDDNWDTVIKIQQKFVLDAFNSGGLKADEKKNDAPIGYLRR, translated from the coding sequence ATGAGTAAAAAATTCACAAAGAAAAAAGAGAACTTTACATGTGAAGTATGTGGAGTTGAGGTAAAAGGGGATGGTTACACAGATCACTGTTCAAACTGTTTATGGAGTAAACACGTTGACATTAATCCCGGTGACAGACTTTCAGAATGCCAAGGTCTTATGAAACCTATAAAGATAGAGCTAAAGAAAGATAAATATAGAGTCACAAATAGATGTGAGACTTGTGGTCATGAAAAGACTAATAATCTATCTCCTGATGACAATTGGGATACTGTGATTAAAATTCAGCAAAAATTTGTTCTAGATGCATTTAATAGCGGCGGACTAAAAGCTGATGAAAAAAAGAACGATGCACCTATAGGTTATCTTCGAAGATAG
- the xerA gene encoding site-specific tyrosine recombinase/integron integrase, with the protein MSHNNSVDDKFGGQTDVKSSLGTLKRHFLEYTEIEKGRSLKTVDNYNRYLDLFLEFLKSDCPSDITEEKLREYRLFLNRRSFATKTGTSFIKKRTQNYYLIALRAYLKYMAKRGLQILSPDNIELAKVPERQIDHISIEELERILKSPDNEKDEKKRLRDKAIMELLFSTGLRVSELCSVPRDLDLNKDEFSIRGKGDKVRVVFMSETAKQALREYLKKRVDITSGLMFDITPRSVERLVKHHSISAGVSKKVTPHVIRHSFATDLLQNGADLRSVQALLGHASIVTTQIYTHVTDKHLKDIHKNFHGRKEKND; encoded by the coding sequence ATGTCGCACAATAACTCTGTTGATGATAAGTTTGGTGGCCAGACCGATGTAAAATCGAGTTTGGGGACTTTAAAACGCCACTTTTTAGAATATACAGAGATTGAAAAAGGTAGGAGTTTAAAAACAGTCGATAACTATAATCGATATCTCGATCTTTTTCTAGAATTTCTTAAATCAGATTGCCCATCAGACATAACTGAGGAAAAACTAAGAGAATACAGGCTTTTCCTAAACAGGCGTTCATTTGCAACAAAAACAGGCACTAGTTTTATTAAAAAAAGGACTCAAAACTACTACCTTATTGCCTTAAGGGCTTATTTAAAGTATATGGCTAAAAGAGGTCTACAGATATTATCTCCTGATAATATAGAGCTTGCTAAGGTCCCGGAGAGGCAAATTGACCATATTTCAATAGAAGAGCTCGAAAGAATACTGAAATCTCCAGATAATGAGAAAGATGAAAAAAAGAGGCTAAGAGATAAGGCTATAATGGAGCTTCTGTTTTCAACAGGGCTTCGTGTCTCAGAATTATGTTCCGTGCCCAGGGATCTTGATTTGAATAAAGACGAATTCTCAATTAGAGGTAAGGGAGACAAGGTCAGAGTGGTTTTTATGTCTGAGACAGCAAAACAGGCGTTGAGGGAGTATTTAAAGAAGCGAGTTGATATTACAAGTGGATTGATGTTTGATATAACACCAAGGTCTGTTGAAAGACTTGTTAAACACCATTCAATAAGTGCTGGGGTTTCCAAAAAAGTAACACCTCACGTTATAAGACACAGCTTTGCAACAGATTTATTGCAAAATGGAGCCGATTTACGCTCTGTGCAAGCTCTTCTGGGGCATGCAAGTATTGTCACGACACAAATATATACACACGTAACAGACAAACACCTAAAAGACATACACAAAAACTTTCACGGACGTAAGGAGAAGAATGATTAA
- a CDS encoding CCA tRNA nucleotidyltransferase: MTTKDINNNPIKELSNKLLKKIDQGSVPAYIQNIVIKLQEAGFSAYLVGGCVRDLILKKQPKDWDITTSAKPEDIIKTFEETFYENDFGTVGIKIRKGTGETEIVEVTPYRTEGDYSDSRHPDEVTFSSNIKDDLLRRDFTINAMAYDSVKDTIVDEFEGLKDIKDKVIRAVGDPVKRFHEDGLRLIRAVRFAAELGFMINIDTQEAIISESGVLKKIATERIREEFDKLLMSKQPALGIAMAQKLGLLSIFCPELEGAVHVKQNQAHSYDVFEHLLRSCQCAADKNWRLEIRLAALFHDIGKPPTKRGSETSDITFYGHEVVGAKMSKVILERMKYPTKVITVVTKLIRWHMFFSDTEQITPSAVRRMIANVGKEYIWDLVDLRICDRVGTGRPKENPYRLRKYRALIEEVMMDPIDVGMLKIDGNTLIKELNIPAGPIIGLILNALLEEVLEKPELNTQEYLTKRAIEISMFPMKQLKELSEKGVLRKKDLENEQIEEIRKKHDIR; the protein is encoded by the coding sequence ATGACTACTAAAGACATAAACAATAATCCAATAAAAGAACTGAGTAACAAACTACTAAAAAAAATAGACCAGGGTAGTGTTCCTGCCTATATACAGAATATCGTCATCAAACTGCAGGAAGCGGGCTTTTCAGCTTATTTAGTAGGGGGTTGTGTAAGAGACCTGATATTAAAGAAACAGCCAAAAGACTGGGATATTACAACAAGCGCAAAACCTGAAGATATAATCAAAACTTTTGAAGAGACATTTTATGAAAATGACTTTGGAACTGTTGGTATAAAAATAAGAAAAGGGACAGGGGAGACAGAAATAGTAGAAGTTACACCCTATAGAACAGAAGGTGATTACTCAGATAGCAGACATCCTGATGAGGTAACTTTCAGCAGTAATATAAAGGACGACCTTCTGAGAAGAGACTTTACAATTAACGCAATGGCATATGATTCAGTAAAAGACACTATAGTTGATGAGTTTGAGGGTTTAAAGGACATAAAAGACAAGGTCATAAGGGCAGTAGGAGACCCAGTTAAACGATTTCACGAAGATGGACTCAGATTGATTAGGGCGGTTCGTTTTGCTGCCGAATTAGGTTTCATGATTAACATAGACACACAAGAAGCTATCATATCGGAATCCGGGGTTCTTAAGAAAATTGCAACAGAAAGGATTAGGGAAGAATTCGATAAATTACTTATGTCTAAACAGCCTGCCTTAGGTATAGCGATGGCTCAAAAGCTTGGTTTGTTGAGTATTTTCTGCCCAGAACTTGAGGGAGCGGTTCATGTGAAACAAAACCAAGCCCATTCTTATGATGTTTTTGAGCATCTCTTGAGGAGTTGTCAGTGTGCTGCGGACAAAAATTGGAGGCTGGAGATAAGATTAGCTGCTTTATTCCACGATATTGGAAAGCCACCAACAAAAAGGGGTAGTGAAACAAGTGATATAACCTTTTATGGACATGAGGTTGTTGGCGCTAAAATGTCTAAAGTTATATTAGAAAGGATGAAGTATCCAACAAAAGTTATTACAGTTGTTACAAAACTGATCCGTTGGCACATGTTTTTCTCGGATACTGAACAAATAACACCCTCAGCTGTCCGAAGAATGATAGCAAATGTTGGCAAGGAATACATTTGGGACTTAGTAGACCTAAGAATTTGCGACCGTGTAGGAACGGGAAGACCCAAGGAAAACCCTTACAGACTTAGAAAATACAGGGCTCTTATTGAGGAGGTGATGATGGACCCAATTGATGTGGGGATGCTTAAAATTGATGGAAATACGCTGATTAAGGAATTAAACATACCAGCAGGGCCAATTATAGGACTAATTTTAAATGCTTTACTTGAGGAGGTTCTAGAGAAACCAGAACTTAACACACAAGAGTACCTTACAAAAAGGGCTATAGAAATTTCTATGTTTCCCATGAAACAACTCAAGGAACTATCTGAAAAGGGGGTATTAAGAAAAAAAGACCTAGAAAATGAGCAAATAGAGGAAATCAGAAAAAAGCACGATATTAGATAG
- the rny gene encoding ribonuclease Y has product MITNQIALSLAVMTGGVGFVIGYLIRILVALSTKNSLELNAKKIKTIAKEEAVEIISRAQNDATEIMSDAKKEIKEKEENIQKNEDRLIKKEQMVDSRQIEVEKDIKKIDEEIEKIRSRKNKLSEDEEQLKILKDQESLVIERISGLTNEEAKKIVFDKIEKDSADDLVNRMNKFDLFAEDSLEDKAREILTTVVQRLASSVNAEIFSSAVQIPSEDIKGKVIGKEGRNIKTFEKETGVEVLVDEGQGYITLSCFDPIRRQVAKIALEALIADGRIQPARIEKEVEMARDSIIKETKKLGSMACYETGVVGLDPRISTILGRLQYRTSYGQNVLQHSIECCHLAGMLAEELGADVAVAKAGALLHDIGKALDHEVTGSHVDIGKKLLEKMGVDKKIIQAMQSHHDEYPYETLEARIVQTADALSGGRPGARSDTMENYIKRLNDLEDIANSFSGVEKSYALQAGREIRIFVSPEKISDYDAKNIARNIAIKIERTLKYPGEIKVTVIRENKIVEIAR; this is encoded by the coding sequence ATGATTACAAACCAAATAGCCCTTTCATTAGCAGTAATGACAGGTGGCGTAGGTTTTGTTATTGGATACTTAATCAGAATATTGGTTGCGCTAAGTACAAAAAACTCTCTTGAACTTAATGCAAAGAAAATTAAAACAATAGCAAAAGAGGAGGCCGTTGAAATAATATCTAGAGCTCAAAATGATGCAACGGAAATCATGTCGGACGCAAAAAAAGAAATAAAAGAAAAGGAAGAAAATATACAGAAGAATGAAGATCGATTAATAAAGAAGGAACAAATGGTTGATAGCAGACAGATTGAAGTTGAAAAGGACATCAAAAAAATTGATGAAGAAATAGAAAAGATACGTTCTAGAAAAAATAAACTCTCCGAAGATGAGGAGCAGCTTAAAATATTAAAGGATCAAGAGAGCCTTGTTATAGAGCGTATTTCTGGATTAACAAATGAAGAAGCGAAGAAGATTGTGTTTGATAAAATTGAAAAAGACTCAGCTGATGACCTTGTTAATAGAATGAATAAGTTTGATTTGTTTGCAGAGGATTCACTTGAGGATAAAGCGAGGGAGATACTAACAACGGTAGTTCAAAGACTTGCTTCTTCTGTTAATGCAGAAATATTTTCTTCTGCTGTTCAAATTCCATCTGAGGATATTAAAGGAAAAGTTATTGGAAAAGAAGGAAGAAATATTAAAACTTTTGAAAAAGAAACGGGTGTTGAAGTTTTGGTTGATGAAGGACAGGGATACATTACATTGTCATGTTTTGATCCAATAAGAAGACAGGTTGCAAAAATTGCATTAGAAGCACTTATTGCCGATGGAAGAATACAACCAGCAAGAATTGAAAAGGAAGTTGAAATGGCGAGAGACTCAATAATAAAAGAAACAAAGAAATTAGGCAGCATGGCATGTTATGAAACAGGTGTCGTTGGACTTGATCCACGTATTTCAACAATCCTAGGAAGACTGCAATATAGAACTAGTTACGGACAAAATGTATTGCAACATTCAATAGAATGTTGTCATCTTGCAGGAATGTTAGCAGAAGAACTTGGTGCTGATGTTGCAGTTGCAAAAGCAGGTGCGCTACTGCATGACATTGGAAAAGCACTAGATCATGAAGTTACAGGAAGTCATGTTGATATAGGGAAAAAACTGCTGGAGAAGATGGGTGTTGATAAAAAAATAATTCAAGCAATGCAATCGCATCATGATGAATACCCATATGAAACACTAGAGGCTAGAATTGTTCAAACAGCAGATGCTCTTTCTGGAGGACGTCCCGGCGCAAGAAGCGACACTATGGAAAACTATATTAAGAGACTTAATGATCTTGAAGATATAGCAAACTCTTTCTCTGGAGTAGAGAAATCTTATGCACTTCAAGCTGGACGAGAAATCAGAATTTTTGTTTCACCAGAAAAAATATCAGATTATGATGCAAAAAATATAGCTAGGAATATAGCTATTAAAATTGAGAGGACATTGAAGTACCCAGGAGAAATAAAAGTTACAGTGATAAGAGAAAATAAGATTGTTGAAATAGCTAGGTAA
- a CDS encoding serine protease — MSLIKQVFIIIVAVFSLFTSTLSISPTIPSASNLTGTTSDYTKERANKNTNDIIAVFNPLTPKDDIINTLDGATKNIKLNLLNLTAPTYQVIDVQNNKTTSNIPESPKTSTTIDALTKPQQTESVISIKSKGSEESVINIRCENKTKNTLKVITGSGIIISSSGLILTAAHVAAPVYAQQLNNSYNCYARINNPASGKYPLKVVYIDQAWINKYYSVFDKTYTETGEHDVAILKIDNSNSKLTPSEIINLNNTAFAALSTEVPSVGQSIVIKSYPADVYGKLGVFTVLPRKSEINSIDKITDFNGGLSSLDLIETSPSNLGQSGASGGGIFNNQGQLIGIISNMISSNILFKNKVRATSIRYMNDEITKNGGRSIFEDNL, encoded by the coding sequence ATGTCCCTTATAAAACAGGTTTTTATAATTATAGTTGCAGTTTTTAGTCTATTCACGTCAACACTTTCTATCAGCCCAACCATCCCCTCAGCGAGCAATTTAACAGGTACAACATCTGATTACACAAAAGAAAGGGCAAACAAAAATACGAATGATATAATCGCTGTTTTTAACCCACTTACACCAAAGGACGACATAATAAATACGTTAGATGGAGCGACAAAGAATATTAAACTCAATCTTTTGAACCTTACAGCTCCAACCTATCAGGTGATTGATGTTCAAAACAACAAAACAACATCAAATATTCCCGAATCACCCAAAACCTCAACAACAATAGATGCTTTAACAAAACCTCAACAAACAGAGTCTGTTATATCGATAAAATCAAAAGGATCCGAAGAAAGCGTTATAAATATCAGATGTGAGAACAAGACCAAGAATACTCTAAAGGTAATAACTGGAAGTGGAATAATAATAAGCTCTTCTGGTTTAATTTTAACAGCAGCCCATGTTGCAGCACCAGTTTATGCACAACAACTTAATAACTCATATAACTGTTATGCTCGAATAAACAATCCTGCCTCGGGGAAATACCCCCTTAAGGTAGTTTACATCGATCAAGCTTGGATAAATAAGTACTACTCTGTATTTGATAAGACTTACACAGAGACAGGTGAACATGATGTAGCAATTCTGAAAATAGATAATTCAAATTCTAAATTGACCCCAAGTGAAATAATTAACCTTAATAATACTGCCTTTGCGGCCTTATCTACTGAAGTTCCAAGCGTTGGTCAATCTATTGTAATAAAATCTTACCCAGCTGATGTTTATGGCAAGTTAGGTGTCTTTACGGTGCTTCCAAGAAAGTCAGAAATAAATTCTATCGACAAGATTACAGACTTTAATGGAGGCCTAAGTAGTTTGGACCTAATAGAGACCTCACCAAGCAACCTGGGGCAATCTGGGGCTTCAGGAGGGGGTATTTTTAACAACCAAGGACAACTGATTGGAATTATATCTAATATGATTTCATCCAATATTTTGTTTAAAAATAAAGTAAGAGCTACGTCTATTAGATATATGAACGATGAAATAACCAAAAATGGAGGGAGATCTATCTTCGAAGATAACCTATAG
- the rpsO gene encoding 30S ribosomal protein S15 has protein sequence MLTKTKKQKIIKEVQIHATDTGSAEAQIGILSKRIEELTKHLKIHAKDNHSRRGLLQMVADRQTLLKYLQKKNSARYDVVIKKLDLKKKSAN, from the coding sequence ATGTTAACCAAGACAAAGAAACAAAAAATTATAAAAGAAGTGCAGATTCACGCAACTGATACAGGAAGCGCTGAGGCACAGATTGGAATTTTAAGTAAAAGAATTGAAGAATTAACAAAACACCTTAAGATTCATGCTAAAGATAACCACTCAAGAAGAGGGCTTCTTCAAATGGTTGCAGACAGACAAACACTTCTAAAGTATTTGCAAAAAAAGAACTCTGCTAGATACGATGTTGTAATCAAGAAACTTGATTTAAAGAAAAAGTCAGCCAACTAA
- a CDS encoding exodeoxyribonuclease III has protein sequence MKKQLSIISWNVNGLRAIHRKGSFELIMQQNTDFMCMQETKVHVDQLDEKILNPKGYVSYFDHSKLKKGYSGIAIYMKDILTTPNKIEYGFGIPKMDQEGRMICLIFDKWALINCYFPNGGGAPERFQYKLDFYKEFLKYCKKLTNKGLSVVFCGDVNVAHEEIDLARPKQNKKSIGFLPEERIWIDKFIEAGYVDVFRELHPHKIDAYTWWDMKTFARERNVGWRIDYFFVSKKIMNQIKSCTIEDDFTGSDHCPVKLVVDNLFQ, from the coding sequence ATGAAAAAACAATTAAGTATAATTTCATGGAACGTAAATGGTTTAAGAGCTATACACAGAAAGGGGTCTTTTGAGTTAATTATGCAACAGAACACAGATTTTATGTGTATGCAAGAGACCAAGGTACACGTAGATCAGTTAGATGAAAAAATACTAAACCCTAAAGGTTACGTTAGTTATTTTGATCATTCTAAACTCAAAAAAGGATACAGTGGAATAGCAATATATATGAAGGACATATTAACAACTCCAAATAAAATTGAGTATGGGTTTGGAATACCAAAGATGGATCAGGAAGGTAGAATGATATGTTTGATTTTTGATAAGTGGGCACTAATTAACTGCTATTTTCCAAATGGAGGGGGCGCCCCAGAGAGATTTCAGTATAAACTTGATTTTTACAAAGAATTTTTGAAATACTGTAAAAAGCTTACAAACAAAGGCTTAAGTGTTGTTTTTTGTGGTGATGTTAATGTGGCTCATGAGGAAATAGACTTAGCTAGACCGAAACAAAACAAAAAAAGTATAGGATTTTTACCTGAAGAGAGAATTTGGATTGATAAATTCATTGAAGCTGGGTATGTAGATGTTTTTAGGGAGTTACACCCACATAAAATAGACGCTTATACTTGGTGGGACATGAAAACGTTTGCTCGAGAAAGAAACGTTGGATGGAGAATAGATTATTTTTTTGTATCGAAGAAAATTATGAATCAAATAAAATCATGCACAATAGAAGATGATTTTACAGGTTCAGATCACTGCCCAGTAAAATTAGTTGTGGATAACTTATTTCAGTAG
- a CDS encoding YraN family protein: MIIIEQSKKDKVDTGRGVEVSKVGSKKDKSRIKLGIRSKSHNKEDVIDKGDKSNSNKKVGDLGESIAVVFLEKRGFQIVDRNYRNKIGEIDIIAQKDGYYYIVEVKTLRIPSNQDSGGDDLFGPSISVIRDGKGVEWLKPEINLTKEKLRKVRLMALKYCMDFDIKEESLKFLGICISLHHSGSRVTKTNLVSCKVKVLPLFN, from the coding sequence ATGATCATAATAGAACAATCAAAAAAGGACAAAGTTGACACAGGAAGGGGTGTGGAAGTAAGTAAGGTGGGTTCTAAAAAGGACAAATCAAGAATAAAACTCGGAATAAGATCTAAAAGTCATAATAAAGAAGATGTGATAGACAAAGGGGATAAAAGCAATTCAAATAAGAAGGTTGGTGATCTTGGTGAGAGTATAGCTGTAGTTTTTTTAGAAAAACGCGGTTTTCAGATAGTTGATAGAAATTATAGGAATAAAATAGGTGAGATTGATATAATTGCGCAAAAAGACGGTTATTATTACATAGTCGAGGTTAAAACCCTTAGAATCCCTTCTAATCAAGACAGTGGGGGAGACGACCTTTTTGGCCCTAGTATAAGTGTTATTAGAGACGGAAAGGGTGTGGAGTGGCTGAAGCCAGAGATCAACCTAACGAAGGAGAAGTTAAGAAAAGTCAGATTGATGGCCTTAAAATATTGTATGGACTTTGATATTAAGGAAGAAAGCCTTAAATTCCTCGGTATTTGTATAAGTCTTCATCATTCTGGTTCACGTGTAACAAAAACAAACCTTGTGAGCTGTAAGGTTAAGGTTTTGCCGCTTTTCAACTAA